The following is a genomic window from Geminicoccus roseus DSM 18922.
CGAAGCGAAGGTGCAGGAGAATGCGAGCTTCGTGGACGATCTGGGCGCCGACAGCCTCGATACCGTCGAGCTGGTGATGGCCTTCGAGGAGGAGTTCGGGGTCGAGATCCCGGATGACGCCGCGGAGAAGATCCTCACCGTCAAGGACGCCATTGATTTCATCAAGGCCAACAGCTGAG
Proteins encoded in this region:
- a CDS encoding acyl carrier protein, producing MSDIAERVKKIVVEHLGVDEAKVQENASFVDDLGADSLDTVELVMAFEEEFGVEIPDDAAEKILTVKDAIDFIKANS